DNA from Halogeometricum sp. S1BR25-6:
TAGCGGATGGAGCGCTGGCCGACGGTCAGCACCCGGACGGTGACGGTGACGTTGCCGTCGTCGGTGCCGACGTCGGCTACGTCCTTCGAGGTGGGTGCGGCGCTGGCGCCGGAGTCGCCGCCGTGCTTCCGGCGGATGCTCTGTTTGGCCTCGTCTATCGGCACGCTGTACGACAGCAGGTTCTCCAGGTCGGATTTGACCTCCGCTTTGTCTACCCCGAGGGTGGAGGCGAGTTCCTCGGCGTGTTCGTCGACGTTCATCGTCGTGAACTACTGCCTCGTCGCGTAAAAAGGGTTGCCGGCGGGGGAGTCGCAGAGCACGAACTGCTAAGTGCGAGGCCGTCGCAGGACGGGGTATGAGCGACGCCGAGGCGGAGACAGCGGAGAAGGACGTCTCGTTCACCTTGACGGTCGACGACGAGGAGACGGTCATCACGATGCGCGGCGACCGGGACACCGCCGTCGTCGTCGAGTCGGAGTCGGGCGAGCGCATCTACCTGCCGCCCGAGGACTTCGAGCGGGGGGCGCGCCAGCAGAGCGACAGCCCGTACCAACCGGCCGACCGCGACAGCCCCTACCAGTCCTCGCGCAACGACAGTCCCTACCAGTCCGCCCGCGACGACTCGCCGTACCAGGCCGCCCGGCAGAGTCTCCCCCGCGAGGGGTTGGTTTCGACGGCCGACGGCTACCGAATCCGACACCCCGAACCGGTCACCGACGTGCGACTGCTTCGATAAGAGGCCGGGCCGCCGCGGGCCGCCGGGCCGTTCAGTTTTCCGTGTTCACTCGCCAGCGATGCGCTCGTAGAAGTCGATGGTCGCGTCGACCACGTCCTCCCACGTGACGGGGTCGTACTCC
Protein-coding regions in this window:
- a CDS encoding DUF7510 family protein, with amino-acid sequence MSDAEAETAEKDVSFTLTVDDEETVITMRGDRDTAVVVESESGERIYLPPEDFERGARQQSDSPYQPADRDSPYQSSRNDSPYQSARDDSPYQAARQSLPREGLVSTADGYRIRHPEPVTDVRLLR